The DNA segment GGGCGAAAACCGATTTGGATAAGGCCTTTCCGCCATCGATTTCCGAAGCATGCACAGTCAAAGGCCACAAATACGCACTGCCAGTGGCTATGCACCCTGTCGTTTTTTTCTATAACAAGCGAATCCTGGCCCAGCATGGCATCATGCCTCCCACGACATGGAAACAATTCATTGCCGCATGCGACCAACTCAAAAGCGCCGGAATACCCCCCTTTGCCCTTGGTTCAAAGGCAGGATGGCCTGCCCAGTTCTGGTTTGACGCCCTGCTGCTCCGAACAGCAGGCCCGAAATACAGACAAGCCCTAATGGAAAATAGAGCTTCCTACCGGGACCCACAGGTAAAAAAAGTCTTCACCATCTGGAAATCACTTCTCGACGCCAAGTATTTCAACACTTCTCCCGATGCTCTCGACTGGGAGGAAGCAGCTCGACTGGTCCATGACGGCAAGGCCGCGATGACTCTCTCAGAAAGCCGAATAATAACCATCTTCGAAAAAAAACTTAATTGGCGACAGGGGACTGATTTCGATTTTTTCCCATTCCCGATCATGGATGAGTCTATCGCAAGAATTCCCTTCGGTCCTCTTGACGTCATTGCCGTTGCCAGCAAAGCGAGGCGAGAAAAGGCACTGGAAGCGCTTATACATTTCGCGGCCCCAGGCCCGCAAATGGCGCTCAGTCGATCTGCCGGAGCACTTTCCCCGAGCCGCCTCATCCCTTTGACTTTTTACTCACCAATGCAAAGGAGACTGCTCCACGCCATTCGGGTTGCTCCCCATTGGGCGTTCAATTACGATCTGGCAACACCACCGGAAATGGCCAGGCTCGGGCTTGCTGCGTTTGCAGATTTCATTAAGAATCCCATGACCATCAATTCGATTCTCAATGCTCTTGCAGACCGGATTCACGAACAGATTCATACGATCAGATAGGGACGGAAACGGGTATGCATGTATACAAGAAAAGCCTGATATTCAATATTGGCACAGTTGTTCTCCTGGTAGAATTCCTGGTGCTGGTATCCCTCGGACTTTTCTACATCGAACGTTTTTCCTGGGAAATAGACAGAAATCTCGAAGCGTCGGTTCGCCTTCCTGGCCAATTGATGAACAAACAACTTCTCAAATACGAATCCGTCTCGGATATCGGCGTCATGCAAGACCTGGTTGGCAACGAATTTCTCGATGCCATGGTCATCGGATCGGACGGACGTATTTATTATGCCTTTGACCAATCCAT comes from the Pseudodesulfovibrio piezophilus C1TLV30 genome and includes:
- a CDS encoding ABC transporter substrate-binding protein; the protein is MLTLRGFSLIWLATFLLTGLWPSAVFPATDSPLVFLHCWAETSGRKTPEVHQIIRTIIPNAKIQTPGLPAGTCLESLLSSHSPPDLLTSWAGARIQCLVNKTAITPIDTLWAKTDLDKAFPPSISEACTVKGHKYALPVAMHPVVFFYNKRILAQHGIMPPTTWKQFIAACDQLKSAGIPPFALGSKAGWPAQFWFDALLLRTAGPKYRQALMENRASYRDPQVKKVFTIWKSLLDAKYFNTSPDALDWEEAARLVHDGKAAMTLSESRIITIFEKKLNWRQGTDFDFFPFPIMDESIARIPFGPLDVIAVASKARREKALEALIHFAAPGPQMALSRSAGALSPSRLIPLTFYSPMQRRLLHAIRVAPHWAFNYDLATPPEMARLGLAAFADFIKNPMTINSILNALADRIHEQIHTIR